A genomic window from Vigna radiata var. radiata cultivar VC1973A chromosome 2, Vradiata_ver6, whole genome shotgun sequence includes:
- the LOC106756475 gene encoding amidophosphoribosyltransferase, chloroplastic: MAATTAASLTLSKPSSLPFNHTHAFPKTPSTFPTLLPSAVKPLFLVSSKNPLSDVISLPAAEDGAWDDEKPREECGVVGIYGDPEASRLCYLALHALQHRGQEGAGIVTVHNDVLQSITGVGLVSDVFNESKLDQLPGSLAIGHVRYSTAGQSMLKNVQPFVAGYRFGSVGVAHNGNLVNYRALRSDLEDSGSIFNTTSDTEVVLHLIATSKHRPFILRIVDACEKLKGAYSLVFVTEDKLVAVRDPFGFRPLVMGRRSNGAVVFASETCALDLIEATYEREVFPGEVLVVDKNGVQSLCLMSHPQPKQCIFEHIYFALPNSVVFGRSVYESRRRFGEILATESPVDCDVVIAVPDSGVVAALGYAAKAGVPFQQGLIRSHYVGRTFIEPSQKIRDFGVKLKLSPVRAVLEGKRVVVVDDSIVRGTTSSKIVRLLKEAGAKEVHMRIASPPIIGSCYYGVDTPSTEELISNRMSVEEIRNFIGSDSLAFLPFDSLKKLLGSESPNFCYACFSGNYPVEPTELKVKKVGDFVDDGLNGSLDSIGGGWVQANRNQIQIGS; the protein is encoded by the coding sequence ATGGCCGCAACGACAGCAGCATCACTCACTCTTTCAAAACCTTCTTCTCTGCCTTTCAATCATACCCATGCTTTTCCTAAAACGCCCTCAACATTTCCCACTCTCCTTCCTTCCGCCGTCAAACCTCTCTTCCTCGTATCCTCCAAAAACCCCCTTTCCGATGTAATCTCTTTGCCCGCCGCAGAAGACGGCGCGTGGGACGATGAGAAACCTCGCGAGGAGTGCGGCGTCGTAGGCATCTACGGCGACCCCGAGGCCTCCCGTCTCTGCTACCTCGCCCTCCACGCGCTCCAGCACCGCGGCCAGGAAGGCGCCGGAATCGTAACCGTTCACAACGACGTCCTCCAATCCATCACCGGCGTCGGCCTCGTCTCCGACGTCTTCAACGAGTCCAAGCTTGACCAGCTCCCCGGCAGCCTCGCCATCGGCCACGTCCGCTACTCTACCGCTGGACAGTCCATGCTAAAAAACGTCCAGCCTTTTGTCGCTGGTTACAGATTCGGCTCCGTTGGGGTCGCGCATAACGGTAACCTCGTCAACTACCGCGCTCTTCGGTCCGACCTCGAGGACTCTGGCTCCATCTTCAACACCACCTCCGACACCGAGGTCGTCCTCCACCTCATCGCCACCTCCAAGCACCGCCCCTTCATCCTCCGCATCGTCGACGCCTGCGAGAAGCTGAAGGGCGCCTACTCCCTCGTCTTTGTTACCGAGGACAAACTGGTGGCCGTTCGTGACCCCTTCGGGTTCCGTCCCCTCGTCATGGGGAGGAGAAGCAACGGCGCTGTCGTCTTCGCCTCCGAAACCTGCGCGCTTGATTTGATCGAAGCGACGTACGAGAGGGAGGTTTTCCCGGGCGAGGTTCTCGTGGTTGATAAAAACGGTGTTCAGAGTCTCTGCCTAATGTCCCATCCTCAACCCAAGCAATGCATTTTCGAGCATATTTACTTTGCGCTTCCCAATTCGGTTGTTTTCGGGAGGTCTGTGTACGAGTCCCGCAGAAGATTCGGGGAGATTTTAGCCACTGAAAGTCCCGTGGACTGTGATGTTGTGATTGCTGTTCCTGATTCTGGGGTTGTGGCTGCGCTTGGGTATGCTGCAAAAGCTGGAGTTCCCTTTCAGCAGGGTCTGATTAGGTCACACTATGTTGGGAGGACCTTCATTGAGCCGTCTCAGAAGATTAGGGACTTTGGTGTGAAGCTGAAGCTCTCACCCGTGCGTGCTGTGCTTGAGGGTAAACGTGTGGTGGTTGTGGATGATTCCATTGTGAGAGGAACCACCTCGTCCAAGATTGTTAGGTTGTTGAAGGAAGCTGGTGCCAAGGAGGTTCACATGAGGATTGCTAGCCCTCCCATTATTGGGTCTTGTTATTATGGGGTTGATACTCCCAGTACAGAAGAGTTGATTTCTAATAGAATGAGTGTGGAAGAGATAAGGAACTTCATTGGGTCAGATTCACTGGCCTTTTTGCCCTTTGATAGCTTGAAGAAGTTGCTGGGGAGTGAAAGCCCTAATTTCTGCTATGCTTGCTTCTCTGGGAATTACCCTGTTGAGCCTACAGAGCTCAAGGTGAAGAAGGTTGGGGACTTTGTTGATGATGGCTTGAATGGGAGCTTGGACTCTATTGGTGGTGGTTGGGTACAAGCAAACCGAAACCAAATCCAGATTGGTAGTTAG
- the LOC106755983 gene encoding uncharacterized protein LOC106755983, producing the protein MGNCLRKNKISAQNNDKCDASVVDKVEKVKVVRILSKLEAAEMEERMMKKKVKNGGSCKSGGVMRISVVMSQQELKRMLRCKDEAQQQSSMEQFLHAVKLRGRRISEVGADSDHHRISSWKPSLDTIPEDCFINSNSTICKQ; encoded by the coding sequence ATGGGAAACTGTTTGAGGAAAAACAAGATATCAGCACAGAATAATGACAAGTGTGATGCCTCAGTGGTTGACAAGGTTGAGAAGGTAAAGGTAGTTCGAATACTGTCCAAATTGGAAGCAGCAGAGATGGAAGAaaggatgatgaagaagaaggtgaAAAATGGTGGCAGTTGTAAAAGTGGGGGTGTGATGAGGATTAGCGTGGTGATGAGTCAACAAGAGTTGAAGAGGATGTTGAGGTGCAAGGATGAAGCTCAGCAGCAGAGTTCAATGGAGCAATTTCTGCATGCTGTGAAGTTGAGAGGAAGAAGAATTTCAGAAGTTGGTGCTGATTCTGATCATCACAGAATCAGTTCTTGGAAGCCATCTTTAGACACTATTCCAGAGGATTGCTTCATCAATTCAAACTCAACAATATGTAAACAATGA
- the LOC106756607 gene encoding uncharacterized GPI-anchored protein At1g61900 isoform X3: MPGICKWQCHHLFLSPFSTSLFVNKSQGSPISTEVDELPPAFPPSTQPQPFIPLIAPSPLIPFTNNSVPKLSGLCSLNFSAAQDIMTTTATDCWTSFAPYLANVVCCPQFDAMLVTLIGQSSKYSGVLALNTTHASHCLSDVQKVLVSQGANENLKEICSVHPTNLTEASCPVVSVDEFESVVDTSRLLTACRKIDPVNECCDQVCQNVIHYAARKIALNDLSTSDGNHSLPGPKARINDCKNIVVRWLASKLDPSTANSVFRGLSNCNLNKVCPLVFPSVSSVVKECGHLIHNQTACCKAIKGYVSYLQEQSFVTNLQALKCAASLGKKLQNANVSKDVYSLCHISLKDFSLQVGLQESGCLLPSLPSNAVFDGTSGIGFICDLNDNIVAPWPTSSYLLSSSCNRSMYKLYQEFLAACSYSQLQSFITN; encoded by the exons ATGCCTGGCATCTGCAAGTGGCAATGCCatcatctctttctctctcctttctcgACTTCATTGT TTGTGAACAAGTCTCAAGGCTCTCCAATATCTACTGAAGTTGATGAGTTGCCTCCTGCTTTCCCTCCAAGTACACAGCCACAACCCTTTATTCCTCTTATAGCTCCTTCCCCATTGATACCTTTCACAAATAATTCTGTGCCCAAGTTATCAG GCCTTTGTTCATTGAATTTCTCTGCTGCTCAAGATATAATGACCACAACTGCTACTGATTGCTGGACATCCTTTGCTCCATATTTGGCAAATGTTGTATGTTGTCCTCAATTTGATGCCATGTTGGTGACCCTCATAGGGCAGTCGAGCAAATACTCTGGGGTGCTAGCTTTGAACACAACTCATGCTAGTCACTGCCTCTCTGATGTTCAGAAGGTCCTTGTCAGTCAAGGAGCAAATGAGAACCTAAAGGAAATATGTTCAGTCCACCCAACAAATCTCACTGAGGCCTCTTGTCCTGTTGTATCTGTGGATGAATTTGAGAGTGTTGTAGATACTTCGAGACTGCTGACTGCTTGTAGAAAAATTGATCCTGTAAATGAGTGTTGTGATCAAGTTTGCCAAAATGTCATACACTATGCTGCTAGAAAAATTGCCTTAAATGATTTGTCTACTTCAGATGGAAACCATAGCCTGCCTGGGCCGAAAGCTAGGATCAATGATTGCAAGAATATTGTTGTACGTTGGTTGGCTAGTAAACTTGATCCATCCACTGCAAATAGTGTTTTTAGAGGACTTTCAAATTGCAACCTAAACAAAG TATGCCCATTGGTTTTTCCAAGTGTCTCAAGTGTTGTGAAAGAATGTGGCCATCTCATACATAACCAAACAGCTTGCTGCAAAGCCATCAAAGGTTATGTGTCCTATTTGCAAGAGCAGAGCTTTGTAACCAATCTGCAGGCCTTGAAATGTGCTGCATCACTTGGGAAAAAATTGCAGAATGCTAACGTCTCCAAGGATGTTTATAGTCTTTGTCATATAAGCCTGAAGGACTTTTCGCTTCAAG TTGGATTGCAAg AATCTGGCTGCCTTTTGCCGAGTTTGCCTTCAAATGCAGTATTTGATGGAACTTCAGGGATTGGATTCATTTGTGACCTTAATGACAACATTGTAGCCCCATGGCCCACATCTTCATATCTGCTTTCATCCTCATGCAATAGAAGTATGTATAAGCTCTATCAAGAATTTCTAGCTGCTTGCTCTTATTCTCAATTACAATCCTTTATAACAAATTAA
- the LOC106756607 gene encoding uncharacterized GPI-anchored protein At1g61900 isoform X1, whose translation MKGLLSPTFFLPITLFLLVFLLVVNKSQGSPISTEVDELPPAFPPSTQPQPFIPLIAPSPLIPFTNNSVPKLSGLCSLNFSAAQDIMTTTATDCWTSFAPYLANVVCCPQFDAMLVTLIGQSSKYSGVLALNTTHASHCLSDVQKVLVSQGANENLKEICSVHPTNLTEASCPVVSVDEFESVVDTSRLLTACRKIDPVNECCDQVCQNVIHYAARKIALNDLSTSDGNHSLPGPKARINDCKNIVVRWLASKLDPSTANSVFRGLSNCNLNKVCPLVFPSVSSVVKECGHLIHNQTACCKAIKGYVSYLQEQSFVTNLQALKCAASLGKKLQNANVSKDVYSLCHISLKDFSLQVGLQESGCLLPSLPSNAVFDGTSGIGFICDLNDNIVAPWPTSSYLLSSSCNRSMYKLYQEFLAACSYSQLQSFITN comes from the exons ATGAAGGGCTTGCTCTCTCCCACTTTCTTTCTTCCAATTactctctttcttcttgtttttcttctag TTGTGAACAAGTCTCAAGGCTCTCCAATATCTACTGAAGTTGATGAGTTGCCTCCTGCTTTCCCTCCAAGTACACAGCCACAACCCTTTATTCCTCTTATAGCTCCTTCCCCATTGATACCTTTCACAAATAATTCTGTGCCCAAGTTATCAG GCCTTTGTTCATTGAATTTCTCTGCTGCTCAAGATATAATGACCACAACTGCTACTGATTGCTGGACATCCTTTGCTCCATATTTGGCAAATGTTGTATGTTGTCCTCAATTTGATGCCATGTTGGTGACCCTCATAGGGCAGTCGAGCAAATACTCTGGGGTGCTAGCTTTGAACACAACTCATGCTAGTCACTGCCTCTCTGATGTTCAGAAGGTCCTTGTCAGTCAAGGAGCAAATGAGAACCTAAAGGAAATATGTTCAGTCCACCCAACAAATCTCACTGAGGCCTCTTGTCCTGTTGTATCTGTGGATGAATTTGAGAGTGTTGTAGATACTTCGAGACTGCTGACTGCTTGTAGAAAAATTGATCCTGTAAATGAGTGTTGTGATCAAGTTTGCCAAAATGTCATACACTATGCTGCTAGAAAAATTGCCTTAAATGATTTGTCTACTTCAGATGGAAACCATAGCCTGCCTGGGCCGAAAGCTAGGATCAATGATTGCAAGAATATTGTTGTACGTTGGTTGGCTAGTAAACTTGATCCATCCACTGCAAATAGTGTTTTTAGAGGACTTTCAAATTGCAACCTAAACAAAG TATGCCCATTGGTTTTTCCAAGTGTCTCAAGTGTTGTGAAAGAATGTGGCCATCTCATACATAACCAAACAGCTTGCTGCAAAGCCATCAAAGGTTATGTGTCCTATTTGCAAGAGCAGAGCTTTGTAACCAATCTGCAGGCCTTGAAATGTGCTGCATCACTTGGGAAAAAATTGCAGAATGCTAACGTCTCCAAGGATGTTTATAGTCTTTGTCATATAAGCCTGAAGGACTTTTCGCTTCAAG TTGGATTGCAAg AATCTGGCTGCCTTTTGCCGAGTTTGCCTTCAAATGCAGTATTTGATGGAACTTCAGGGATTGGATTCATTTGTGACCTTAATGACAACATTGTAGCCCCATGGCCCACATCTTCATATCTGCTTTCATCCTCATGCAATAGAAGTATGTATAAGCTCTATCAAGAATTTCTAGCTGCTTGCTCTTATTCTCAATTACAATCCTTTATAACAAATTAA
- the LOC106756607 gene encoding uncharacterized GPI-anchored protein At1g61900 isoform X2 gives MKGLLSPTFFLPITLFLLVFLLVVNKSQGSPISTEVDELPPAFPPSTQPQPFIPLIAPSPLIPFTNNSVPKLSGLCSLNFSAAQDIMTTTATDCWTSFAPYLANVVCCPQFDAMLVTLIGQSSKYSGVLALNTTHASHCLSDVQKVLVSQGANENLKEICSVHPTNLTEASCPVVSVDEFESVVDTSRLLTACRKIDPVNECCDQVCQNVIHYAARKIALNDLSTSDGNHSLPGPKARINDCKNIVVRWLASKLDPSTANSVFRGLSNCNLNKVCPLVFPSVSSVVKECGHLIHNQTACCKAIKGYVSYLQEQSFVTNLQALKCAASLGKKLQNANVSKDVYSLCHISLKDFSLQVGLQESGCLLPSLPSNAVFDGTSGIGFICDLNDNIVAPWPTSSYLLSSSCNRSLFINTLVLPLLFTSILLPKRLL, from the exons ATGAAGGGCTTGCTCTCTCCCACTTTCTTTCTTCCAATTactctctttcttcttgtttttcttctag TTGTGAACAAGTCTCAAGGCTCTCCAATATCTACTGAAGTTGATGAGTTGCCTCCTGCTTTCCCTCCAAGTACACAGCCACAACCCTTTATTCCTCTTATAGCTCCTTCCCCATTGATACCTTTCACAAATAATTCTGTGCCCAAGTTATCAG GCCTTTGTTCATTGAATTTCTCTGCTGCTCAAGATATAATGACCACAACTGCTACTGATTGCTGGACATCCTTTGCTCCATATTTGGCAAATGTTGTATGTTGTCCTCAATTTGATGCCATGTTGGTGACCCTCATAGGGCAGTCGAGCAAATACTCTGGGGTGCTAGCTTTGAACACAACTCATGCTAGTCACTGCCTCTCTGATGTTCAGAAGGTCCTTGTCAGTCAAGGAGCAAATGAGAACCTAAAGGAAATATGTTCAGTCCACCCAACAAATCTCACTGAGGCCTCTTGTCCTGTTGTATCTGTGGATGAATTTGAGAGTGTTGTAGATACTTCGAGACTGCTGACTGCTTGTAGAAAAATTGATCCTGTAAATGAGTGTTGTGATCAAGTTTGCCAAAATGTCATACACTATGCTGCTAGAAAAATTGCCTTAAATGATTTGTCTACTTCAGATGGAAACCATAGCCTGCCTGGGCCGAAAGCTAGGATCAATGATTGCAAGAATATTGTTGTACGTTGGTTGGCTAGTAAACTTGATCCATCCACTGCAAATAGTGTTTTTAGAGGACTTTCAAATTGCAACCTAAACAAAG TATGCCCATTGGTTTTTCCAAGTGTCTCAAGTGTTGTGAAAGAATGTGGCCATCTCATACATAACCAAACAGCTTGCTGCAAAGCCATCAAAGGTTATGTGTCCTATTTGCAAGAGCAGAGCTTTGTAACCAATCTGCAGGCCTTGAAATGTGCTGCATCACTTGGGAAAAAATTGCAGAATGCTAACGTCTCCAAGGATGTTTATAGTCTTTGTCATATAAGCCTGAAGGACTTTTCGCTTCAAG TTGGATTGCAAg AATCTGGCTGCCTTTTGCCGAGTTTGCCTTCAAATGCAGTATTTGATGGAACTTCAGGGATTGGATTCATTTGTGACCTTAATGACAACATTGTAGCCCCATGGCCCACATCTTCATATCTGCTTTCATCCTCATGCAATAGAA GTCTTTTCATTAATACCTTGGTTTTGCCTCTCCTCTTTACCTCAATACTACTTCCCAAGAGGCTTCTTTAA
- the LOC106756607 gene encoding uncharacterized GPI-anchored protein At1g61900 isoform X4, whose translation MKGLLSPTFFLPITLFLLVFLLVVNKSQGSPISTEVDELPPAFPPSTQPQPFIPLIAPSPLIPFTNNSVPKLSGLCSLNFSAAQDIMTTTATDCWTSFAPYLANVVCCPQFDAMLVTLIGQSSKYSGVLALNTTHASHCLSDVQKVLVSQGANENLKEICSVHPTNLTEASCPVVSVDEFESVVDTSRLLTACRKIDPVNECCDQVCQNVIHYAARKIALNDLSTSDGNHSLPGPKARINDCKNIVVRWLASKLDPSTANSVFRGLSNCNLNKVCPLVFPSVSSVVKECGHLIHNQTACCKAIKGYVSYLQEQSFVTNLQALKCAASLGKKLQNANVSKDVYSLCHISLKDFSLQVGLQESGCLLPSLPSNAVFDGTSGIGFICDLNDNIVAPWPTSSYLLSSSCNRRHSEE comes from the exons ATGAAGGGCTTGCTCTCTCCCACTTTCTTTCTTCCAATTactctctttcttcttgtttttcttctag TTGTGAACAAGTCTCAAGGCTCTCCAATATCTACTGAAGTTGATGAGTTGCCTCCTGCTTTCCCTCCAAGTACACAGCCACAACCCTTTATTCCTCTTATAGCTCCTTCCCCATTGATACCTTTCACAAATAATTCTGTGCCCAAGTTATCAG GCCTTTGTTCATTGAATTTCTCTGCTGCTCAAGATATAATGACCACAACTGCTACTGATTGCTGGACATCCTTTGCTCCATATTTGGCAAATGTTGTATGTTGTCCTCAATTTGATGCCATGTTGGTGACCCTCATAGGGCAGTCGAGCAAATACTCTGGGGTGCTAGCTTTGAACACAACTCATGCTAGTCACTGCCTCTCTGATGTTCAGAAGGTCCTTGTCAGTCAAGGAGCAAATGAGAACCTAAAGGAAATATGTTCAGTCCACCCAACAAATCTCACTGAGGCCTCTTGTCCTGTTGTATCTGTGGATGAATTTGAGAGTGTTGTAGATACTTCGAGACTGCTGACTGCTTGTAGAAAAATTGATCCTGTAAATGAGTGTTGTGATCAAGTTTGCCAAAATGTCATACACTATGCTGCTAGAAAAATTGCCTTAAATGATTTGTCTACTTCAGATGGAAACCATAGCCTGCCTGGGCCGAAAGCTAGGATCAATGATTGCAAGAATATTGTTGTACGTTGGTTGGCTAGTAAACTTGATCCATCCACTGCAAATAGTGTTTTTAGAGGACTTTCAAATTGCAACCTAAACAAAG TATGCCCATTGGTTTTTCCAAGTGTCTCAAGTGTTGTGAAAGAATGTGGCCATCTCATACATAACCAAACAGCTTGCTGCAAAGCCATCAAAGGTTATGTGTCCTATTTGCAAGAGCAGAGCTTTGTAACCAATCTGCAGGCCTTGAAATGTGCTGCATCACTTGGGAAAAAATTGCAGAATGCTAACGTCTCCAAGGATGTTTATAGTCTTTGTCATATAAGCCTGAAGGACTTTTCGCTTCAAG TTGGATTGCAAg AATCTGGCTGCCTTTTGCCGAGTTTGCCTTCAAATGCAGTATTTGATGGAACTTCAGGGATTGGATTCATTTGTGACCTTAATGACAACATTGTAGCCCCATGGCCCACATCTTCATATCTGCTTTCATCCTCATGCAATAGAA GACACTcagaagaataa
- the LOC106756607 gene encoding uncharacterized GPI-anchored protein At1g61900 isoform X5 has protein sequence MTTTATDCWTSFAPYLANVVCCPQFDAMLVTLIGQSSKYSGVLALNTTHASHCLSDVQKVLVSQGANENLKEICSVHPTNLTEASCPVVSVDEFESVVDTSRLLTACRKIDPVNECCDQVCQNVIHYAARKIALNDLSTSDGNHSLPGPKARINDCKNIVVRWLASKLDPSTANSVFRGLSNCNLNKVCPLVFPSVSSVVKECGHLIHNQTACCKAIKGYVSYLQEQSFVTNLQALKCAASLGKKLQNANVSKDVYSLCHISLKDFSLQVGLQESGCLLPSLPSNAVFDGTSGIGFICDLNDNIVAPWPTSSYLLSSSCNRSMYKLYQEFLAACSYSQLQSFITN, from the exons ATGACCACAACTGCTACTGATTGCTGGACATCCTTTGCTCCATATTTGGCAAATGTTGTATGTTGTCCTCAATTTGATGCCATGTTGGTGACCCTCATAGGGCAGTCGAGCAAATACTCTGGGGTGCTAGCTTTGAACACAACTCATGCTAGTCACTGCCTCTCTGATGTTCAGAAGGTCCTTGTCAGTCAAGGAGCAAATGAGAACCTAAAGGAAATATGTTCAGTCCACCCAACAAATCTCACTGAGGCCTCTTGTCCTGTTGTATCTGTGGATGAATTTGAGAGTGTTGTAGATACTTCGAGACTGCTGACTGCTTGTAGAAAAATTGATCCTGTAAATGAGTGTTGTGATCAAGTTTGCCAAAATGTCATACACTATGCTGCTAGAAAAATTGCCTTAAATGATTTGTCTACTTCAGATGGAAACCATAGCCTGCCTGGGCCGAAAGCTAGGATCAATGATTGCAAGAATATTGTTGTACGTTGGTTGGCTAGTAAACTTGATCCATCCACTGCAAATAGTGTTTTTAGAGGACTTTCAAATTGCAACCTAAACAAAG TATGCCCATTGGTTTTTCCAAGTGTCTCAAGTGTTGTGAAAGAATGTGGCCATCTCATACATAACCAAACAGCTTGCTGCAAAGCCATCAAAGGTTATGTGTCCTATTTGCAAGAGCAGAGCTTTGTAACCAATCTGCAGGCCTTGAAATGTGCTGCATCACTTGGGAAAAAATTGCAGAATGCTAACGTCTCCAAGGATGTTTATAGTCTTTGTCATATAAGCCTGAAGGACTTTTCGCTTCAAG TTGGATTGCAAg AATCTGGCTGCCTTTTGCCGAGTTTGCCTTCAAATGCAGTATTTGATGGAACTTCAGGGATTGGATTCATTTGTGACCTTAATGACAACATTGTAGCCCCATGGCCCACATCTTCATATCTGCTTTCATCCTCATGCAATAGAAGTATGTATAAGCTCTATCAAGAATTTCTAGCTGCTTGCTCTTATTCTCAATTACAATCCTTTATAACAAATTAA